The nucleotide sequence GCAAATGCCAATATGTGGTGAAATTAAGTAATTAGAACAGAAAGGGGTGTATAAGGGAGGTGTATCTCTTAGATTTCACATATGATACGTAAAAGACAAATCCCAAATGTGAAACAGGTTCCTCTAAGAcagtttttcaaattttaatcaagtatttctaaaatatttcatgttactCATGGAGTATGCAAAATAATATGCTTAACTGTTTTACATGCAGTCTTAGAAGTCTGCATTTGTAAGTTATTTCTCTAAACAACTCTAAAAGAACACAGTCTTGATTTTCTGCTTGAATTACAACagagccaaaaccagaaaataaatttgtttaaatatgAGTAAGGTTAAAGTAAGTATAGTAAGGTTAAAGAAGTAAAGAATTGTATGCTTATCTACCTATATATAGACACTGTGTACTATAAATCTAGCATTGCACAGTAATATGTTTGTAGTTAGGAACCCAATTTGAGTGCCTTTGTTTCAAAAGCTTCACAGGCTTAGATTACCTAATATTATGTTTGACAGCAGAGGGAGCCAATTTTATTACATaaacataaaggaaaacaaaaacagattCTGTTTCTAACATGAATATTCCTGGTCTTTTTACATTTATCAAgtcagaaaacaatttaaaaaaaaaactaaaccatTTTCAGTGACATCTGTATAGCATGATTTTGAACGTCTCTATGATGCAGATAGCCTTATAAAGTAACCTGAATTTACAGAAGAGAGTAGGAATAAATTTTGAAAGCCAAGTTCCTTATAAATTTCTTATCCTTTTGTTAATAATTCATGCCTTTGTCTAGTCAATTATTAGGATAGTAATAAACAGCTGTGCTAATGACTTTTGGTAAACAGCATAGATGAAACATGAACTCAAATTAAAGGAGCTTACCTTATGacatttaaatttattatgCTCATAACAGGTCTGCTTTTTGGTCCAGGAGGAGGATGAAAAATCTGTCGTTCTTTATTAGTTGTGACAGCCTTAGATTTTTTAATTACGTAAGGGTCAGCAGAATGGCTTGGGTAAGGATCAAATGTGCCTCCTTTCATGCCccctgactgaaaaaaaaaacaacaaaccaacaaaaacccacaactttttGAAGTGCCAATCTACAATATAATTgagttaatgaaaatatttttcatgcaaaagCAAGTAAGAACACTGAACAGCAGGCTGCATCATATTACACAGAAACCAAAAACAAATATTCCTTAAATTTGCAAGGTAAACATTAAGGAAAATTTTAGCCATTATTCTGATGAATCCTTAGTTTTAAATGttcgtagaatcattaagattgaaaaagacctctaagatcatcaagtcccaccatcaacccaacaccaccatgcctcctaaaccatgccctgaagtgccatgggcagcctgttccaatgcccaaccactctttcaggaaataaatttttcctaatatccaatctaaaccttccctgatgcagcttgaggccattccctcttgtcctatcactagtaacttgggagaaaagaccaacacccactgcactacaacctcctgtcaggtagttgtagactaaacaaccccagttccctcaacctctcctcatgagacctgctctccagacccttcaccagcttcgttgccctccTCTcgacacactccagcacctcaatgtccttcttgtggtgaggggtccaaaactgaacacaatatttcaGGTGCAGCCTCacaagtgctgagtacaggggcacaatcacttccctgcccctgctggccacactattcctgatacaagccaggatgccgttggccgccttggccgcctgagcacactgccggctcatgttcagccagctgtcaaccaacacccccaggtccttttccaccaggcagctctccagccactctctTCCCCAAatctgtagtgttgcatggggttgttgcaagacccagcacttggccatgttaaacctcacacagttGACCTCTGCCCGTCAATCCggcctgtcaaggtccctctgcagagccttcctatccTTGAGCAGACCAACACTCCCGCCcaccttggtgtcatctgcaaacttactgaggctgcactcaatcccctcatccagatcattgataaagatattaaacaagactggccccaaaaatgagccctggggaacaccacttgtgactggccgccaTATGAGTGACCAAAACAGGAGAGCATTTGATTTTGCTACAGTGATCTAGTCTAACTGTCATTTGTTGCATAACCTTCTGTTTTGTATCTTTTTGTGGTGTATGCAGTCAATTAACTGTATGTTAACTGCACTATGCAGATTTTAGAGAGAAACACTTTTTAGGTTATTTCAGACTAGTTAGCAGTTGTTGTTGGGTCAACAAGGTTTCATTGTTTTGTAAATTGAAAAGGAAGTAAATGGAATAATATCTTTTgtgtgaaaaataagaaattaatagCAAAACGAAACATTTCTATCTCATGTATTGTAAGGAGAGCTTTTAACAGGAAATATCTGAATATTTATCTTTTGTCCCCAGTAGCTATAAGACAAACTAACCTTTTTAGCAGGAGAACTTGGCTTGAAAGGTGGTGCAATTGGCTTCTCTGGAGGTGGTTTCTTCAGAGGTGGCAAAGGTTTGTCATTAAAATAGGGATTCATGTCAAAATACTCCTGGGGATATAGATTTAACTTGAAAGGCCCTCCTTTAACCAGCCGCTTGTGTTCCTCTTGTGctttctgtaaaacaaatactttGAAAGAAACATTCTTCAGGATTTTTACTGTATGTTACTCtaagagaaaaccagaaagcatttaaatttaGTCTTGGAGAATGTTCACTCTAACTTTCTTTGCTCTTGTTTGATGATCAAGGTATTTTATATACCCACCATGTATAATGGAACATAGATTCACTAACCAGGAAAAGCACAACAATCACTATGTAAGTATGGTAGGCAAATGTcaggaaaagcactgtgcatttaagGTGTATCTAACAGTATTGTATACCTGTATCTTGGgcatacatgcatatatacatgCTTGAAGATTCTGCCTGCATGCATACCAGCTGCTCACACTTGCGAACCCTGGCCACTGCATATCCCACACTATGAACACCTTACTAAGCTGAGCTTCTCTAGCAAGTGGTTCTTTGTACCCCGTGAGGTGTTGCCTATTCTTCCTATattccattttgaaataaaacaagacaTTATGAACAATTAAAAGACAAGCAGAAAATGTACCATCAGTAATACCGTATCACCTGGTAATTCATGCCAATGTCTCAGagcaaattccttttttttttttctatccagtgcaaaaaaatcccacctccctcttttctctgttcttctcaTTCTCTGCACTGGGTACTTAGTTTGACTCAATTTGCCTCAACTGCAGGTAGCTGAACTGTTtcttctaatctttttcttACCCTAGACCAAAAAATGTCCTCCTGCTGCCATTTTTCACTATATACTATGAAAATATACAGGATAACTAAAATCAGTGCAAGCAAATTTAAGAGTTTTCATAGATTTATGAACTTATATGAAAAAAGGAACAGGTTTATTTTATACAGCATCTACAATAATGAGGTCCCATCCTTCTGACAACAACATGCAAGTATTACTGTTCTTGCTATTGGCATAATTTGGTCATTACTGCATTGTAACTTAAGGtctccagattaaaaaaacaaaaatcaaagtcAAATCCTGAATGGTAGAACTTGTGTGGGTTACTGCCAGacatcacaaagaaaaaaataataaatgaacaaTACCTAAATCTATTTTATACAGGATGTTCATTAAtctgttttcctccctccactttgtaaataaatattagtGATTTCAAGCTAAAGGAAACACCACAGGGAACAAAAAGTTCATGTAAATTGCAATAAATAATCATAACACTAATACATaatgaagacaaatattttaccTTTGCATTTATTCTTTCTACTTCATACCCATCAGGCTCATGTGGAAATTGTTCACCTATGGTAAGGTTTGCataactgcagaaacaaaatcaataaCTTAGGTATTCAAACctcaagaaatatttaataaaatactccGCAAGAAGCAATATTGTGAAGTTACCCATATCCAGTTCCTTTCTTTCCTGGATTAGTATAAAAATTCTTTCCAGGTGGAATGTATCTTTCTCTGGCTTTCAGCTGTGGACTGAAATATGCATACGAACCTCCTATGGTTCCATAATAGCTGCCAAGTCCACATCTAAAAATAGCAAATGAAGACATTAATTaatgttttgcaaatatttcaggCTTCTTATATGCAGTGTCCTAAAATGACAATAAGTAGGAAACTATATATACCTCTCAAGAGTTAAACATAAAACCAGATCAGATCCACTGTCCATGAATCTACTACTACAGCAATTCCATGCACAGTGTTatggacaaaaaaagaaacaagatggCGGCAGAGATGAAGTTTTAAGGTATCTTAATAATATAAATATGCTTGATAGaggttgttttaattttgcGCCAACAAGGTGAGGTAGCACCGGTAGAGACAGATTCACAAGCAGAGACCCAGAGGAATAGGTTAAACAGACTTGATGCTTGATGACAAGAGGACAGTCTTTCCCACAAGTTTACAGAGAACAGTCAGTTAGTGTTGGTATGATAATGGAGCGGCAGGCAAGGTAGGGTACCTGTCTGAAGTCACGaagactgtttttttaaagaccaaCTTGAAAATCAGTTTTTGACAGTATGTCATAAACTGGTCAGCAAAGTACATGATCATACAGCCACTAAAGGAGAAAATGTCCAAGACAAACTAATGAAATAGCTGAATGGCAATTTGGTCCATTAAGCTGCAGCTACAGAATCCCAAAAAAGCCCCAGACAACCAACCCTctgtccccacaccccaaagcagaatagaagaaaaataaacagggcTACTGTATGAGATCTATGCCAGATAGCCAAAGCAATCTGCTTTGCCTGTACTGCCTGCAATTACTGTGGGGCAAGAGTAAAGTATCTCAATGAGTTCCTACTTAAAAGGGCCATTAATGAATACTGACAGGATTAGGATGCCAAGGTAACATTTGTCATCTTCACACAGAACACTAACCTGCCTTTTCATTACCCTCCTTTATTTAGGGACTTCATAAAcccaaatacaggaaaaaaatgggcaAACCAACAGTGCACAGACAACATTTATCTTAGTATTTCCTAGCTCTTAAGTGCTTTATTTCATAATCTTTAGATATCACTTCTATGTGTAGGCTTTTTATATGCCAGTAACAAAATAGTGGAGAATAGagatataaagaaaagaaaggccCAGGCTTCAGTCACATCTTCAGAATAAGACATCTTTGCAACCTTTCCATTTGCCAACAACAAACGTGGCTCCAACATAAAGGAAAGATTCCCAAGAGCTGCTTAGCGTTCAGGCAGCCAAGAATAACAACTcaatgaaaaggcaaaaaagctcTGCACTATTTCCTTAGTTATGATGGGAGTTAGTTTTGGATATAAGAAACATAATCGCTCTCTTCAGGATTCCATTAAAAGACAACCTAACCACTTTCCCAGTCTCTGCTTTGTACTACTCTGCCAGTATGGATTTAGGAGAGGATAAAGACAATAAAGAACCTGTCCTAAATATCATGTCCAGAAAAATTCAAGTCTTACAACAAGAATAAGAGCACGAGCTGCTGCACCCAACAGCCAACAAGTGCATTTGTGGAGGCAGTACATGGAAGAGAACGCATTAGCAGATCTTTGTTACAAGCAAGACTCCCACTGTTGGACTCGGAACACAGAAAGTAAGTGAACAGGCCTCTCATTGACTGACGTGGATTTGAAATCACTGCCTAGGCTTTTCTAACAGTTAAACCCTTACAAATAATTTGGCTACTATAAAGTCAAGTTGTAGTTGAAAGAAAGTTTTGAACACGGGTCTCACACACTGTCTGTCCCATCAGAAATCGCACACATATATCCAACAGAAAGCCTACACACAATGTCTTACATTCCTGTTAAAAACTAAGATGTTCCTGCGACATACAACAGAACATAGCTAATCCTCACATCCTAAAACATAcctatataaaataagaggttacTCTCCaaacttttcaaaagcaaagcgACAGAAAGACTAAACATAACCACGAGTCTGTAAGAACTAGGCCCTGTACACAGATTGAATCCTCCTGCCTCTTATTGCagcaccaaggaaaaaaaaaagattgtagTTATGAGTAACCAGGCCCTACCTGTTTTTCACATGTGAATAATAATAGTCATGACACCAATTGCATTGGTGTCACTTTGTCATGCAGTTAATGTTGTGCAAATAGCAAAGACGGATTTACTTTAATATTCTGTGTATATTCCTCAGCTCTGTAACATCTGATCATCCTATAGGATAACTGGCATTTTTTCTAGCAAAAAGATAATGGATATGGATTCACTGAGAGGAAAACATTGCACTTGGATAATGGCCCCTTTTCCTACTGTTTATGCAATATATATGCCATCACTATTTTGGGAGGCTcagaaatgggaggaaaaagatATTGTATCTGACAAGTTCCAACAGATTTTCTCCTAAATtagaattaaatattcatttgtTAATTATCCACACCCTTTTCCCACAGCCATCTTAATTtccattgaaaataaaaaagctaaagGGTAAGAAAACTGTTTACAGCAAAAAACAGTAGTTAGAAGCAAGCCTCATTCTACCTGTGTTCAGCCTTCCCTGTGTAACTGCTCAAAATTTTTCGCTCAGTACTAAACACTAcattatataaaacaaaagcattatATTTTCATCACAggttttatatgaaaaaaatctgtgaaagtCATCTTTAGCATACAGAAAAGGgtcaatttaaattattttcacaacACTTACGGCAATTTGTCTCCATTACTGGGAAGGAAAGCTTTGCCCaaatttttctttgattctGCCAACCTGTACCGTCTCCTTAGCTGAACAGGGTTTGCATAGGCTTCACCATCAAAAATCCTCACAAACTGAGGCTCAAAATaacctgcctgcagagctgacAATGTTTTGGTTCCCCCAGGTAACATCTGCCTGTTCTTGCTTGCAGCTTCATTAAAAgggcctttaaaaaaaagtaaacactgTAAATAACTTTCAATGTTAGTGCTTCTCTTAgcctacattaaaaaaaaaaacccgaggTCCAGATCCAAGTGGCTAAAAGAATGTTCTATGGAGCACTTATCTTGTAAATCATGCACATAAATAGCTGTGTCTGAAAGACAGTGCTACAAGAAGGTATTCACAGCACCTAGTTTTAGTTCTTTTTAACCCCTACACTTGCTTTACAGACAATGCAGAGAGATTAGTTACTCCAGATTACAATTCAGAGCTAGAGCTAATGCCTATCTATATACTAGGAGTAATACTTCAGAGGAACATCTCCCTCTCCCACTGATTCAGGCCAGGTAGAATAGCTTAAGTGcttccagttgggttttgaacCCCGGACAGCTCATTGTGGTAGAGGCGTATCAGCTGGGGTTCTGGTGGGCGTGTTCATCCCTAACACAACACCACTGCAGAAATGTCTGTATTGAGAAGCCAGGGTTATTTTGCATTATTGATACCTGATACCAGCTTCAGAAGAACATACAGCCTCCTCTAATCGGAGCAACATAGCtaagttttgaaatacttggaatactTTACAAATAATACTTGCTATATGTGATGAGATGGAAGGGAGTCTGGAGACACTATATCCTTGGCtagaataaataagggaaaTGTACTAGAATAATCTAGTTTAGTATCAGTATGAAATGTATAACCAACCCAGAAATGAACTGAGTGTGCCCAGAGACTGAGTCCAACCAGTGGACATGGTGAGGAAGACTATTGATGACCAccagaggaccctggaagaCCACCAATGAACATGAATGCAAATGTGctaaggacatttgcatatattaaGGAATTCGAAGAATAGTATGAATATGGTCATTATTTCCTATaaatttaatgaatatttatattttgattgcatataacCCCTGTAGTAGAACAACTCGGTGCGCACACCGtgaggagcgatcccctgtgcccccagcaccacaataaagaatgcctgctttctaaaactacaaacggagttttagagggttcttataTTTGCTGACTTATGGTATCACTATCACTTCAAAGCAGCTAGAGAGGGTTAACCTCTGTAACCTTACCAATTACAAAAATTACCTTTCTCAATTAGTATACTCATTAAACAACAAGGAGAGTATTCTTCAAAAAGGCAGAATGGGGAATCTCACACATGTGAGTCAgaccagaacagaaaaaaacccccacaacacTAATTTAAGAATAATGACAATGTAATTGTCAATAACAGAAAACTTGCtgaaaaagcacacaaaaaacactattgtttttcacaaaagcaggaaaataacttgcagataattaatattaaaaagaaatgtgtacACTAAAAGATCAGTCTATTatgcatacatatttttaagttttattggatttttcctttctttgaaatattcatTCCAACATATCAAGCCTTTCTCTTAACAATACAGACCTGAGCAAAGACTATGCAGGAAAAAGCAGTTCCCTCTAactaaaaaatacatttgtagaTAGTGATTCTGCAAGTAGACAGGTACTAGAAGTGGTCCCTATCCCTAAATAGTGATTAAAATTAAGTCTACTTACGCATATAATGTGATACATATTTATCTCCAATGGTAACATAACCCATTTCACTGAAAAGGCCAATCCTCTCCATatcactttttccttctgcaggcaTGGCTGGATCCGTGTGACAGTGCTCTGCACTAAAAGGGTTGAAGTATCCTTATTTATTTGTTCTACTGCAAAAGTCTATAAGCAGTCGACACCTGTAAACAAAAAGTTTATTtaagtaaaatgcaaaaaattttggttaaaaatattagcaataAATATAATCTGAAGAAAGTATTGTACAATCTGATTGACAGCTTTGGTCTTACAGGACAAATGGACTACATGGGATTTAGATGCCATTATATCTCCTCTGTTCAACAAATTCAAAACATGAGCAGAAAATCAAATGCGCTTATAATACAACTGGTACAACTTTTACCAAATTTACATAGTTTGGGTCAAAATTTATAACGGATATCATCAGAGTACTGAGATGAGAGGTTTTGGCGGCACTAACAGCTAGTAATAAAGCATGCCGAGCAgcctcctccttcatcttgtGGGTTACCTCTAGCAATGGTTTTCAGTCACTTTCTAATGATGGTATAGAAGGTCAGTGTATGGACAAATCTGGGGTAAAACATAGAAGTGGAATTTTGGAAGCCTTCTAACTTATCCAAGACCTGGTCATGGTAAATATCTCCAATTTCTTCTTGGTTTTAATGCAAATGATTTACAGTGTTAATTTTTCCTCATCATCACCCTCATTGGAGCCTGACAGGACTAAATAAAATGCCTCGTCAACAAGTGTAAGGAACTCAAGGGCTTGAATAGAGACCAGGCTTAGCGCTGGGATTACCAGGGATCCACTTCCCAGAGTGAAAACTAGTAGAGATGGGAATCATAATCAGCTAGAGGAAGAACTGCCTTGAGGAGGAAGACAACAATATATGGTAAGTTCACCAAGAATGGAAATGAAGGTAGAAGAAATTGGTTAAAATGTTAGAAAAGCTATTTCTTGAAAgtcataaaatataaaaattatccAAAACATCAAGGATATGCAAACAAATAGCTGAAGTATCTGTGTCCATACAGCTGAAGAGAGAGCAGCGAAGTTAAGAGGACATCAGGGTGAAATACAGATTAAAGACAATGTAGATCATGTTCCATGTTGGTATTAACATTGGGGGCAAAGGCAAGATGGAAGATAGGAATGAAAATAACTCAGGCAGCAGAAAACTCTGAGATTAATATCACACATTAGCTATATCTGGCTTGTGGGTGCAGagtagaaaagcagcagcagcacagcagaggaaatatatataatatagattttatagattttatattttttattatgaaaaataacatgCTGGAACACTGTGTACAAAGCAAGGGCTAGCCACATTTCGCTTATGCTCAGCACACAGGATGGACAGCATGgagaagttttaaaaagcttgaaGCAAGTTTTTTCTGCACCATGTGGAGGTTCACACAGTGTAAAATGCACCATCACTTCATCAGGTAAACTCAGGCCTGTCCTTCAAATATTGGTAGACCTAGGCATTGAGTGAGGAGCCAAAGGGCGGGCGACAAGAAAGAGCATTGAGAGATGACAGAAAACCGACCCTTGGAACAAACTTAAGGGTTCACTGTTCTGAAGGTAGTTGGGATttagcactggaacaggctccccagggaggcatcacggcaccaagcctgacgatatCCAagagcacttggacaacgccctcaagagacatggtgtgaatttgggtttgtcctgtgcagggacaggagttggactcaatgatccttgtggttcccttccagctcaggacattctatgattcattaCTGATGAGGAGGATAGGAAAAATTTATCAACAATAAGCAGACCTAGAATTAAATTCTGCAGTGTAAAGCAAAGATCGTTGGTCGAGGGATTAATGGGAAGGGTTTTTGGACCTCAGCAGTTCGATGCGGCTGACGAGAGGTAACGAGGTGGAGGAGCCTGGCCCtggaggagcagccctgccaggcGGCAGGCGGGCAAGCGCGATTCTGGAGCGTCTCCCAGTTCGTAGGAAAGGTGAGGGAATAGCAGTATTTTGCCACAGAGCGCTGATACCGCACAAACTGGACCCCACAGAGATATGGTTGGCTGCCCAAGCTAGAGAAAGCTCAGCTCTAGGCGCTCCACCGCCGTGCGCCAGCCCCACCCCGCCCGGGCGGCAGCACAGCGGGGTACGGAAGGTCGGTGAGGTGAGTCCAGGGGGAACCGAGCGGCACCTACTtgccggagccggcacctcaCCCGCCCGAGACCGCTGCCGGCGGGAGATGGGGCGGTATGGTGGTGCCGGTTGCCTAGGAGGCGGGACAGTCCAACGGGCAGAGCGGGCATGTCCCGGCTGTCCCCCCCCCGCGGCTCCCTGCGGTGGCACGGCCCAGGCGATGGCGGCTGCGCGGCGGCGCAGTGCGGCTGGGAGGCGGGGCGCTGGTGCCTCCCACAGGCCGCGATCGTGCGTGGGCGGGGAGGATGCGGGCGGGCTCGGCCCCCGCCCCTGCCGCGGCGCTGAGCGACGTGGTGAGTCTGTCCCTCCCGCGGGGACCCCTGGCAGGGGGGGAGGACTGGTCTGGCCctcggggtgtgtgtgtgtcccccacaCCCGGAGCGGCCTgtggcgctgcccggccccccGTGGCGAGCGGGGCGGGCTGGTGCCCGGTGCCCGCCGCCGGGTGGGCGCTCCGCGGCGGCCCGCAGGGGCGGCTCAGGGGAGGTGCCGAGGCTCCCCGGGCAGTTCGGGGTGCGAGGCCCTCCCTGCCGGGCCGGGCTGTGTCCGGCGGGGTAGTGGCTCCCCCCGCACGCTCCCCGCGGCAGCCCTTCCCTGTCCCCCGTGGGGACCTGGGGGGGCTCAGCCTGCCTGGCCTTAGTCAGGGATTTGAAAAAGAGCCCATCGTTCATGGCGAGCCGCTGTCAAAAGGCCGCGTCCGCTCttgctccttttgcttttcattcctgAACGTCATTCTTGCGTCATTTTTTGCACAGTTAAGGCTGTGAAGCATTTCTTTTCGTGGACTGTTAGACTGAGCAATGCCCAGACTCTTCTGGACTGTCACCTTTTGTTCCTCTCTGCTGGCACAGCTGTTTTTGTAGCGGTATGTTGAATTTCGCTTGGAATCAGTCTGGCTGAAAAGGTCTTCTCTCGGTAAAAGGGTGGTTTTCCATCTGGATGAGTTCTCTGACGAAGTTCATGTTAAGGTGTCTGCACCGAGCGGTTGTGGGGACACAGAGCAGGGGCttcagaaggggaaggaaacaGCTGGGTGGTCTCTGTGCAGGCATAAGGCTCTTCTGTCAAATATGAAACTCAGCCTGGGTTCCAGAGGTTATAtcccccctccttttctttttttttcctggctttttctttccctgaagcTGTGATTTCCTAACCAAGATGAGCGCACGCTTACAGTTGTGCTTAATTACCTTTTTgctctgctgctcagagcagccctTGGTTTATTTGAACTGGAAGAAGAATCTTCAGAGAAACACAACACCTGGATTGAAACAATGACACTTCaaccaaaatatttctaaacGGTAAAACTACAGAATTAAGACTATCTTGTTCAGGtaggaaatgtgttttaagtACTGTTCGTAGCAGCACTCGTACTTGAGGTACTGGCTCTGACAACTATGCTGCTGTGCCACTCCATTCCCTCTTTATTCACTGGTCTTCTGTatgctgagcagctgcagcagttaCCAGTGTGCCAGCACACTGTGGCGTAACAACAGACAGTTGTAACTTGAGAGAAAGCATGTTGAAATAACGATTCATTTTCATTGCCTCTTTTATCTCCTCAGGTTGTTCTAGAACCCATGGACATAGTCTTTAGAATAAGAGG is from Phalacrocorax carbo chromosome 4, bPhaCar2.1, whole genome shotgun sequence and encodes:
- the CFAP96 gene encoding cilia-and flagella-associated protein 96 isoform X1, encoding MPAEGKSDMERIGLFSEMGYVTIGDKYVSHYMRPFNEAASKNRQMLPGGTKTLSALQAGYFEPQFVRIFDGEAYANPVQLRRRYRLAESKKNLGKAFLPSNGDKLPGCMIMYFADQFMTYCQKLIFKLVFKKTVFVTSDRCGLGSYYGTIGGSYAYFSPQLKARERYIPPGKNFYTNPGKKGTGYGYANLTIGEQFPHEPDGYEVERINAKKAQEEHKRLVKGGPFKLNLYPQEYFDMNPYFNDKPLPPLKKPPPEKPIAPPFKPSSPAKKSGGMKGGTFDPYPSHSADPYVIKKSKAVTTNKERQIFHPPPGPKSRPVMSIINLNVIRSLNVKNYKTAQLTSY
- the CFAP96 gene encoding cilia-and flagella-associated protein 96 isoform X2; protein product: MPAEGKSDMERIGLFSEMGYVTIGDKYVSHYMRPFNEAASKNRQMLPGGTKTLSALQAGYFEPQFVRIFDGEAYANPVQLRRRYRLAESKKNLGKAFLPSNGDKLPCGLGSYYGTIGGSYAYFSPQLKARERYIPPGKNFYTNPGKKGTGYGYANLTIGEQFPHEPDGYEVERINAKKAQEEHKRLVKGGPFKLNLYPQEYFDMNPYFNDKPLPPLKKPPPEKPIAPPFKPSSPAKKSGGMKGGTFDPYPSHSADPYVIKKSKAVTTNKERQIFHPPPGPKSRPVMSIINLNVIRSLNVKNYKTAQLTSY